GGGCATCGCCAGGCACACGCTGGCGACAGGCAAGGGATGAGCATATCGACGGCAGCAGATAATCCTGTCGTCCATGCTCATTGTGTTAGCTGTACGCCAGGTTACCCGGGTTGAAAATGAGTAAGAGGCGGCGGAAGGCCCTTCAGAGGCTCGTGTCTTCGTATTCGTCGAGTTTTTTATAGTGCCAGCCCAGCAGAAGCCGGTCGAGGAGAGAGACGAGGCCGAAGAGGGCGAGGCTGAGCAGGATGATGAGGAGGATGGCGGCAAAGACCTGCTCGGTGCGGAAAGATTTGGTGCTGCGGGTTAGATAGATACCCAGGCCGGCCTGACCGCCAAGCCATTCTCCAACCACAGCCCCCATCACGCTATAGGTGGCGGCGAGCTTCAGCCCGGTGAAAAAAGCCGGCAGCGAGGCCGGAATCTTCAGATAACGGTAGGTTTGCCAACGGCTCGCGCCCATCGAACGCAGCAGGCGAAGCTGTTCCTGGGAAACCTGCCTGAGTCCGTCGAAGAGGCCCAGCGCCACGGGGAAGAAACACATCAGCACCACCACGAAGATTTTGGCCGAAATGCCGTAACCGAACCAGAGCACGACCAGCGGCGCCACGGCAACCACGGGCACGGTTTGGGAAACAACAAGATAGGGGTAGAAAATCTGTTTTAGCGGCTTGGAACTGTGCATGGCCATCGCCGTCACCACGCCCAGAAGGGTGGCCAGAAGCAGGCCGGCGACGCTGGCGAAGAGGGTGGGCCGGAGATGAGACCAGAGCAGGGCGGGATTTTCCCGGAACACGCCAAACACCGCCCCGGGCGAGGGCAACACCCAGAAAGCGATCCGGAGGCGGGCGCTGAGAAACTGCCACAGCGCGAGCAGCAGCAGAGAAAAAAGCAGCGGCAGCCAGAAACGGGAGGAGGTTTTGGTCATGTCCTGCCGGTGAGGCGCAGTTCCGGCTCCAGCATCACGCCGAAGCGCTCGAAAACGGTCTTTTGGACGTGTTCGATGAGAGCAAGAACATCCGCGGCGGTGGCTCCGCCCAGATTGACAATGAAGCCACAATGCTTCTCGGAGATGGCAGCGCCGCCGATCTGAAAGCCGCGCAGTCCGCAATCCTCAATCAGCTTGCCCGCAAAATGGCCAGGGGGGCGCTTGAACGCCGAACCCCCGCTGGGCAGGTCCATCGGCTGTTTTTCCCAACGCTGTTTTTTCAAATCCGCCATGCGTTCCGCTATGGTCTCCGGGTCGTCAGGAGTAAGGCGGAAAAGGCTGCTGAGGTGGATCCAGCCGCTGGTTTGAAAGACGCTCTGGCGGTAGCCGAAGCCGTGGTCCCCTGCCTTGAGGTGGCGCACCGAAGCGTGGGAGCGCAGATGCCCCGCTTCCGGCAGCAGGTATTTGCTGAAGTGGAGCACATCCTTGATCTCACCACCATAGGCGCCGGCGTTCATGAAAACAGCGCCACCCACGCTGCCGGGTATGCCGGAGGCGAATTCCAGCCCCGCCAAGCCAAGCTTTTGGGCATAGGCGCAGAGGTCTTTGAGGCTGGCTCCGCACTGTGCGCTTACGAAGTTTTCGTCATGGCCGATGCGGTTGAGGCGGGCGGTGTGGATAACCATGCCTGCCATGCCCTTGTCGCTTATCAATAAATTGGATCCCTTGCCCATGATAAAGTAATCTATGCCATTGGTGACAGCATAATCAAGCAGCTCAATCAGTTGGGTGACGCTTTCGGGTTCGCAGAAGACATCCGCCGGCCCGCCGATTTGGAAGCTGGTGAGCGGGCCAAGAGGTTCGCCGAAGCGGATGGCGCCAGCCTCAACGAGGGCCGGGAAGCGGGATTGGATCTGGTTTTTCAGTTCAGGCTCCTTGTTCATGTAAGGCCAAAAAAGCTGCTAACCTCGCTGAGGAGTTCCACCTCGCTTCTCATCTCCAGGGATTTGGCGGGCAGCACCTGTTTGAAGTATTGGCCGTAGTATTTGTTAGACACGCGTGAATCCATCACCAGCACAATGCCGCGGTCGCCCCGGCTGCGGATGAGGCGTCCGAAACCCTGGCGCAGCCTCAGCAGGGCGTTGGGCAGCATGAAGTGCATGAAGGAATCCTTCTGTTCGCGGTCGAGTTTGTCGATCAGTGCCTCCACAATCGGTTCGGACGGCACTTGGAAAGGGAGTTTGAAGAGGATGAGCAGGGAAAGGGATTCGCCCTGGATGTCCACTCCCTCCCAAAAGGAATTGGTGCCCAGGAGGACGGCGTTTTTGTGGCGCTTGAATTCCTCGAGCATAGAGCTGCGGCTGGCAGCCTTGCCCTGGGCGAAGAAGGGGCGTTTGCGGCGGTAGAGGGCTTCGCTAACGTGGTCGTAAACGGTGTTCAGGTCTTTGTAACTGGTGAAAAGCACCATGGTGCCGAGGTCGGTGGAAGCCAGCAACTGCTCGAGGCAGCCCAAAGCCTGGTTCATGAAAAAGCGGTCCCTGGGTTCCGGCAGGAAGCTGCTCACGATGAGGCGGGCCTGGCTGTCATAGTCGAAAGGCGAAGCCACGATGGCGGTGTCCAGCTTTTCCGGGTCAACCAGGCTGAGCCCACTCTGGCCGAAGAAATACTTGAAGGAGCCTCGCAAAGCGAGGGTGGCGGAGGTGAAAATGATGCTGGGCACGG
This region of Candidatus Cloacimonadota bacterium genomic DNA includes:
- a CDS encoding ABC transporter permease is translated as MTKTSSRFWLPLLFSLLLLALWQFLSARLRIAFWVLPSPGAVFGVFRENPALLWSHLRPTLFASVAGLLLATLLGVVTAMAMHSSKPLKQIFYPYLVVSQTVPVVAVAPLVVLWFGYGISAKIFVVVLMCFFPVALGLFDGLRQVSQEQLRLLRSMGASRWQTYRYLKIPASLPAFFTGLKLAATYSVMGAVVGEWLGGQAGLGIYLTRSTKSFRTEQVFAAILLIILLSLALFGLVSLLDRLLLGWHYKKLDEYEDTSL
- the murB gene encoding UDP-N-acetylmuramate dehydrogenase, producing MNKEPELKNQIQSRFPALVEAGAIRFGEPLGPLTSFQIGGPADVFCEPESVTQLIELLDYAVTNGIDYFIMGKGSNLLISDKGMAGMVIHTARLNRIGHDENFVSAQCGASLKDLCAYAQKLGLAGLEFASGIPGSVGGAVFMNAGAYGGEIKDVLHFSKYLLPEAGHLRSHASVRHLKAGDHGFGYRQSVFQTSGWIHLSSLFRLTPDDPETIAERMADLKKQRWEKQPMDLPSGGSAFKRPPGHFAGKLIEDCGLRGFQIGGAAISEKHCGFIVNLGGATAADVLALIEHVQKTVFERFGVMLEPELRLTGRT